In Poecile atricapillus isolate bPoeAtr1 chromosome 1, bPoeAtr1.hap1, whole genome shotgun sequence, the sequence TGTCATGTAAGAATTGATGATCACAGCTAGCTATGCTCACCATGCAGTTAAGAGCTTCTTCACACCACTGAAATCAAACTGAAGCACATTTATTAAATTACAACTGGTGCCATGTTCAGCAACTCCATGGCTGTACACTGCTGTTCGGTGTACAAGCTGCAGAGATCACTTTGGAGTCTCCTCAAACTTGGGCTCTACAGGAGGAATGGGAGAGAGAAAATTCCTATTAGTCTCTTTTCATTCCATCTTCAAACACCACAATTAATTCGTAATTCAAAGAAAACTAACCATTACATTGGCTAAAGCAGTAAATTGCAGTCTGTGCACCCACTTACTGATTAAATGTGGGCAGCAGTAAACAGTAACTAGGCCGGAGACAGGTCTTTTTCACCTTGCAGGAGTATATATAAAGGCTAAGCCTCAATAATATTCTGCCAAAACAGCTTTTAGCAACACCTGACAGCAGAGAAACTGAAGAAGTCAACCAGAGTATTTCCACCATAGCTTTGATACAAGAACAAGTAATCAAgctcttctcttcccttctttaATGTATTATCAGTGTATATTAACAGAGAAGAACACAATTTCAACTCAACAAAATACTCTCCATATGCAAATATTGACCAAGGAGTTCTTGATGTCAGAGGTACAAGCTCACTAAGGTTAGGGCTTTGGGCACCTGGGCTACTAATGCCTGCTATCTTTAGTACAAAGTCTGAGAGGCAGGGCTCAGTTTATAGCAAGCATCCCTAAGGTGAAAAAATTGAAGTTCCTACCCATATAATTACTCATATAATTACAATTTGAAACCTAACTGAAATTAGATCAAGGATAGGCAACAGTGGCAAAATAACATAGTCATGTTGTGTCTGTGCTTTGATCTATTCCTATGGTCACACAAATTCTTTTTCCTTACAAAAACAAGTAAAACTTAAATATGCATTGTTTCACATatgacacagaaataaaactgaatatAGAGAAACTACATCCctaaaattgtggaaaaattaaaaaagaaaaaacatagtTCCTACTTTACAGATACTCTGTTGGTGCAACCTGACACCAACTTTACCCAACTGAAGTATTatcaaaacccaaaacattttcagGTGTGTTCCTAGTCTAAATTAGAATTCCCAGACAGTCTGATCAGAACTACAACTTGCTGACTATGGTGGCTTGGCCTTGGCTGGCTGCCAGATACCAACCAAGCCTCATGTTGTGCCCTTTCCCTTCCAGGCTATACAAACTTAGAGCAGTTAAACAAAAGTCATATCCAAATACCTGAAGAAAAAGGTTTTATATAATTTAGCCAcaaaacatttataaataagAAAGTTAAGCCCTGTGTTAATTTTCTGAAATCAGTGGCTTTCCAGAGGAGTTCACAAAATCAAAAAAGTCACTTTGGATGATGTTAAGACTAACTGATATTCACATTATAGTCTGCTAATCTCTTTGGCAAGATGAGGAAAATACAGACCTGAGGCTATTTCTATTTGAGCTCTTTCTTTAGGGTGTCTGAAGGACAATTAAGATAGCCTGATCTGAGTTCAAGTTTTGTTAATCACTAGTATAAGGAAGACCACATCTCTGCTAAAAAAGGCAAACAATCAAAATAGAAGTCACGTGGAAACAGATGTGAACTATGCAAAAGTGTAAGATAACTCACCCTCAAACTTAAATTCCGGAAACTTGGTGAGATCTCCCTCACCATACGCCCGTTGAAGTCTTGCAAGGGATTCATTCATATCTTTTTGAAAGTCAGGTCCTGCATCAACAGGCCCTCCAGCTTGCCTAATAAACATTAAAAGTTGTCATTAACAACTCAGTTCTAACATTTCATGTGGAAAGTTCTACATTTTCAAGCCCACTTatgaattaaaacattttcaataaCCAACCAAATGAAATAAAGTATTTCCAAAAGTCAAGATATGACACCTTAGGGCCTTCCTTACCTTACATATAAACAAGATTTTCAGGGTAAAGTAAAAGTTTTCTGCTATAAAAATCCAAGCTTTTTGAGACAAAAGGTGGTCTTATGAGGCAAAAAACACTGATGGGTATGGAGGTTCTCAGGgcttttagttttgtttgttcCAGGTGTGAATTCCTAACAAAACTGTGATTTTCACCTCTTCTATCTCTGAATTAGTTATCTCAGTTAGTAAAGCTTAACAGTTCTTGCCAGGGAAATGCATTTGGAATGCTGAAGAAGCAAAAAACTCCCACCATGAAGGGAGCTTCTTGGGATTCAAACATCAGATAACTAAAATAGTAACTCTTTAGATTGCCAGCACTCAGTTGTACCAGCACAGGATCCACGCTTAGAATTGGTAAAACCACCAAATATCTCCCTCCCTACACAGATGTGTTTGCAGGTAAGGATACACACATCTTCCACCAGTAGAGCTAAGAAGTGTCTTAATTCCTTCCCAGGAATACTTCCCAAGAATAAACTGCACAGAATTACTATAATTTTAGTTTCCTGGTCAGTAGTTCATTCATACATTACAAGAATCTAAGATTCCATTTGAAGGAACTGCTTATTAACTGAAGATGTTAATTGAACCATCCCCATAATTCCATTAATTCTCAATTGCTTTTGGAGGCTATTTCCATTCAGCTTCTGGAAACAAGACTACATAATAACTGTTTTccccagctgaaaaaaaaaaacaaagaaaggatttgtttggctttttttgccCTATTTACAGAGCATGTATATGGGTAAAAATTAACATACCAGTACATTCATGCAGTGTGCAACAGACCTTAACTGTGTGCCTTAACTACCCAAGAAAAATTGGTATTTTCTATTAGATATAAAGGAATAAGCTTTCCCACTAGTGAAACCATCACTAAGTGTTGCAGAGAAACACACCTGAAGTATTTAGAGACTAGCCTACAAAACTATCAAATAGTCATAAATCaaacacttcatgtctgatgtTTTTATGTCAAAATCAACAGATTTTCCCCTTTTGCCAACACCCTCCTTAAGACAGTTTCCTTTACTTACTTGCTCTTCGTGTTGTACTCTCTGATCTTGTCTAAGAAGAGCTTCTGAACCGGGTCGAGTTCTTTTGTCTTGTTGAAGACAATCGCAGAGAGCCCAATGTTCCTGCGCAAGTGAACGGACACAGCAGAgtggaaaagggaggaaagcCGCAAGATCTGTCGCAGGATCATGATGGCACTGCTGTTTAACCATTAACAAAACACCAAAGAAGGAGCAATGAATTAGTCACAGCGATATAAATGCATatgaaaggcaggaaaaaaaataacttggaGCTGAaacaagaaaactatttaaaatagattttcttttattaagaTATTAttaagataaatatttaaagaaaaaataaaaatgtactttGGAGCTGAACTTTAAAGCAGAGAGGTATTTAAGGGTTATTTAAAACAGcatggaggggaggggaaattcCAACACCCCCTGAACCCCACGGTACCGTGATCCCACGGGTGCAGCTCCGCAGCCCGCTCGGTACAGAACCACGAAAGAACAACCCAGACAAACGGTGTATTCCGCTCTTCGCGTTGTTTAAGTAGAAAATAAGGTAACAGTTCCAACCCAGCAAAGGTCCCCGGAGTCACCTTGGCCGAACCACCGCTtccgctcggccccgccgcccTCCTGGTGCGCGCCGGGAatcaccccccacccccagcgCTCACCCGGGGCTCCCCCATCCCCACACACCGTTCGGCCCCGCTTAGCGCCCGCCGGGACCTGGAGTAGCGCGGGAGAGCCCCGGGATCGCCCAGCACACACCGTGCCCGCACAGAGCCACTTCCAAGTGAGAGGAAAGGGCTTGAGGCTTTCCGGAGCCGCGGGAACTGCCGGGAGCCGTAGTTCCCGCGCGGGGGCCGCCGGGACTCGTAGTTCGTGCGGGGGCGCGGCGGTGTTGCGGGCTTTCCCCGCGCTGGGCCTGCGCGCCGCCCCGATCTTGGCGCAGCCCGCTCCTGGACCCGCTCCCGGAGCCAGTCCTGGACCCGGAGCTGGGGGAGTTCCCGGACGCGGACGGACGGCGGGACGTGTCGGTGCGGCGggcggacggacggacggacggacggtGGCGACGGGTGAGCGCGGCCCGGCCCGTGTTTTGTTTCCGTTTCTCTCCCGGCGGCTCTGCCATCCCATTTCCGTTTCGGGTTCAAACAACGACACGGAGGCGCCGCGGGAAGCGGGGCCCTCGGGGAGGTGGCGCCTCGGCAGTCGCAGGGAAAGGCCCCGGTACCAAGGACCGAGCGCTCCCGCTCCGGAGCTCGCGAGGCCTCCCCGGCGCGTAAAAACTTATCCCCGCTTGTAAAATCCttgttttgtgaaaaaaaaaagaaagtgaaagcGATGCGGCGTCTTGTGGTTTTCCCCTTGCAGTGGTGAGAAGCCCCTCGAGTGAGCCcctccagttctgggcccctctTTCCGAGAAG encodes:
- the ATP5PF gene encoding ATP synthase-coupling factor 6, mitochondrial, which translates into the protein MILRQILRLSSLFHSAVSVHLRRNIGLSAIVFNKTKELDPVQKLFLDKIREYNTKSKQAGGPVDAGPDFQKDMNESLARLQRAYGEGDLTKFPEFKFEEPKFEETPK